The Methylocaldum marinum genome includes the window TACCCGGACAAGTTGAAAGAGTTGCAGGCGGAATTCGACAAGGAAGCCTGGCGCAACAACGTTTATCCGCTCAGCGCGGGGCTGCTCGACAATCTGCACGGCGGAGACGGACCGTCTCTCGCTAAGGGCAGGACCTCGTTCACCTACACGGTAGGTTCGGTGCGCATCCCCGACACCAGTGCTCCCAGGCTTGAAGGTCGCGCCCATCGTATCGTGGCGACGGTGGACATCCCGCCGGCCGGGGCGGAAGGCGTCCTGGTCGCTCACGGCGGCCGGTTCGGCGGCTACAGCCTGTATCTCAAGGACGGTCGCCTGGTGTACGAGACCAACACCTTGGGACGCAACCGGCACGTGCTGACCTCGACCGTACCGGTGCCGGCCGGCCGCGTGGAGCTGGGCTTCGAGTTCCAACCCGACGGAAACAGCGGCAAATCCGGCATCGGCCGGCTCTTCGTCAACGGACAGTCGGCGGGGGAGGCGCATTTGGCCGGCATCGGATCGCTACGGGCCGCGCTCACCGAGACCTTCGACGTGGGCGAGGAACGAGGCTCGGTCGTTTCGAACGCCTATGCCGCGCCTTATCGATTCACCGGAACGCTGGAAAAGCTGACGGCGGACTTGCAATAACTAGAGAGATTTTGCGGATGAAACCATTCTTGCTTCTCCTCACCCTCGTCCTGGCGTGGCTACCCGTCCACGCCGCGGAGACCGAAAAGCCTAAGACCATCAACATCGGCGTGGCGGCTACGGGTGTCGGCGGCCGGCCTTTCGTGGGCGGCGGGGCGTTTTCCGTGGCCCATGTCAAACGCTATCTGGAACAGGAATTCGAGAAGGACGGCATCGAAGTGAAGTGGCATTTCTTCAAGAATGCCGGTCCGGCGGTGAACGAAGCCTATTCCAGCGGGCAGCTCGATTTCGCCTGGCAGGGCGATCTGCCCCAGCTCATCGGCCGGGCCGGGGGACTCAAGGTCAAGTACATTCTGGGCGGCGGGCGGCGCGGCAACCTTTATCTGGCCGCGCGCAAGGATTCGACCGCTAACGGAATCGAGGACATCAAGGGCCGCAAGCTGGGGCTCCACAAGGGTACCTGCTTGCAACTCGGCGTTGCCCGCTTGCTGGGGGATCACGGCATCAAAGAGAAAGACCTCAAGGTCTACAACATGGATTATCTGACCTCGGCCACCGCGCTCGGCAATGGCGAATTGGAGCTGACTTTCGGTCTCTACAACCTCTACTACCTTCGCGACCAGGGCCTCGCCAAGCTGATCTACGGCGGCAAGGACGACGGCGGGAAATACGGCTGCGCTGGCGGCTACACCGTGGCCGAGGCCTTCGCCGACCAGTACCCGGACATTACCCAGCGGGTGGTGAATGCTCTGGTCAGGGCCAATTACTGGACGGTGCAGGAGGAGAACCGCGACGAGGTCTACGAGATCTGGGCGAAGTCGGGCATTCCCTTGCAGCACTTCCGGGAGGACTGGGACGGCCAGAACTGGACGCAGAAGCTTTCGCCGCTGATCGACGACTATCTGGTGCACAGCTACCGGGTATCCTTCGAGGACGCCAAGAAGTTTGGCCTGGTGCGCGGCAAGTTTGATTTGGAGCGCTATTTCGATCGCCGTTATCTCGACAAGGCGCTTTCCGAACTGCAACTACAGGGTTACTGGAAAGAGGAAGATCCGTCCGGAAAACCGAAATCATGAGATTTCCGGTGCGCCCGGAATGGGGGTGCTTGCTGCTCGCGTTCTTCCTAACTCCGGTTCTGGTCGCGGCGGAGGAAGCCGGCTATGTCGGCGGCGCGGCCTGCGGAGGCTGCCACGCCGAACAGGCGAAAGCCTGGGCCGGGTCGCACCACGACCTGGCCATGCAGCCGGCGACGCCCGCAACGGTATTGGGCGATTTCCGCGGCGTCCGCTTCGATTATTTCGGCGTGACGTCCCGATTTTTCCGCCGCGGCGACCGCTTCCTGGTCAACACCGACGGCCCTGACGGCAAGTTCGCCGATTTCGAGATCAAGTACACCTTCGGCGTATATCCGCTACAGCAATACCTGATCGAGTTCCCGGACGGCAGGCTGCAAGCCTTGGGCATTGCCTGGGACAGCCGTCCCAAAACTCGGGGTGGGCAGCGTTGGTATCACCTGTATCCCAAGGAAAGGATAGGCCCCAGCGATCCCTTGCACTGGACCGGCCCGCTGCAGAATTGGAACCACATGTGCGCCGACTGCCACTCCACGAATTTCCGCAAGAACTACGATCTTCGAACCGACCGATTCGGTTCGGCCTGGACGGACATCGACGTGTCCTGCGAAGCCTGTCATGGTCCCGGGTCGCGACATGTCGCCTGGGCCGAGGGCAAGACGGAACACTCGGCCGACCGTGGTCTCGACGTCCGTTTTCGGCCCCGTCGGGAGAGAGCCTGGGCGTTTTCCGCCGATGCTTCCATCGCTCGCTTGTCCGATGCCACGAATACCGGGCCGGAAATCGAAACCTGCGCCCGCTGCCATGCGCGGCGCGAACAGATCCAGGAAAGCCCCGTTCACGGCGGACAGCTGCTGGACGGCTTCGTTCCCTCGCTGCTGACCGAGGGGCTGTACCACCTAGACGGGCAGATGCAGGACGAGGTGTACAACTACGGCTCGTTTCTGCAAAGCAAGATGTATCGTCAGGGGGTTATCTGCAGCGACTGCCACGATCCTCACAGTCTGAAGCTTCGGGCCCCGGGGAACGGCGTCTGCGTGCAATGCCATAAGGCGGAAAAGTACGATTCGCCCTCCCATCATTTCCACAAAACGGGTTCGGAAGGTGCGCACTGTGCCGCGTGCCACATGCCGACAGCCACCTACATGGGTGTCGATCGGCGCCATGACCATGGTTTCCGCATTCCGCGGCCCGATCTTACGGTCGAGCTGGGCGTGCCGAATGCGTGCAACCGCTGCCATACCCGGGAAAAACCGTCCTGGGCGGCGGCTAAGCTCAAGCGCTGGTGTGGCCGTAAGCCGCGCATCGACGAAGATTTCGCCAAAGTCTTCGCTGCGGCGAGGCAGGGCAGGGCGAGTGCAGAAGAGGGCCTCGTCCAGCTTGCCATGAACACGGCCCAGGCGGGAATCGTTCGAGCTACGGCGTTGTTCGAACTCGGGCCTTATCTGAGCGGCAAGACCTTGCCGGTAGTAGAGCAGGGGCTAGGCGATCCGGATCCCTTGGTCAGATTAGGCGCCGTCGAAGCCTTGAGCGAGACCGATCCCGCCGTGCGTCTGCCGCTCTTGTCTCCCTTGCTGAACGATCCGCTTCGGGCGGTCCGTATCCGAGCGGCGCGGGCGTTGACACCGCTCGCTTCGCAAGTATTGCCCGCGGAGCGACGCACGGCCATCGAGCGCGGACTGGATGAATACATCGCTGCCCAAAAGGTCAATGCCGATCGTCCGGAATCTTGGATGAACGTGGGTCTCGCGTACGCGGAATGGGGACGGCGCGAGGACGCGGAAGCGGCTTATCGGACCGCCATGAAACTGCGCCCGGATTTCGTGGCGGCCTACGTCAACCTGGCCGACCTGTATCGCGTTCAAGGCCGGGAGGCGGAAGGCGAACGCCTTCTTAGGGAGGCATTGAAGATCGACCCGCGCAACCCTGAAAGCCACCACGCCCTGGGGCTTCTGCTGGTACGCCACAAGCGTTCGGCGGAGGCGCTTGAACATCTGGAACGGGCGGCGGTGCTGAATCCCGAAAATTCACGCTTCGCCTACGTCTATGCTGTCGCCCTCGAGGCGACCGGTGCGACCGGCAAAGCCGTCGCGGTATTGGAAAGCCACGATCGCCGCCGTCCCGACGATCGGGAGATCCTTCACGCCCTGGCGCGGTTCAATCGGGAACTCGGCCGGTTTCCGGCTGCCGCGGATTATGCGAAACGTTTTCTGGAACTGGCGCCCGACGATCCCCGTGGTGCGGTACTGCGGGACGGACTCGGAACGCCGAATTGGTAATCCTGGAGGCATTCTCCGTAAAGATACCCGCGAGGCCATTCGGTCGCGCGGCAAGGATGATTCAGGATGGAGACGTGACACCAGCAACCGATGAATAGGTGAATACGTATATGCAAAAACGTTATTTATAAAAACATATTTATGCCTTTTAGATATATTGTGATACTTGCTATAGTACGAACACGTTCAACAAACGCCAAAGTGCATCCACTGCGGTCGAGCAGGAAGCCGCGCGCAGGGTTTGTTTCAAATTAAGAGGAGAAGTGAAGCATCATGGAAACGTCTTATCCCGACCGATCGACCGAATTGCTTGAGGGAAGCCGGCCTTCGCCCGTGCTGAGCTTTTCCGAGCCGCGCTCGCTCACCCTTTCCGTTCGCGCCAGCGCGCTGGTCTTCGAGGACCCGGCCTCCCGGCAGTTGCTGGAGCACATCGAACGCATCGCGCCCAGCGATGCCACCGTCCTCATCATCGGCGAAACCGGCACCGGCAAGGAACTGATCGCCCGACACATCCATGCGCTCAGCGCGCGCCGGAACGGCCCTTTCGGCGCCTTGAATTGCGCCGCCCTGAGCGAAACCTTGATCGAGAGCGAGCTGTTCGGGCATGAAAAAGGCGCTTTCACCGGCGCCTTGAGCAGCAAGGACGGGTGGTTCGAAACCGCTCACAACGGCACTCTGTTCCTGGACGAAGTCGGCGATCTGCCCCTGGGGCTGCAGGCGAAGCTGTTGCGTGTGCTGCAGGAACGCGAGGTGGTGAAGGTCGGGGCGCGGCGGGCGACGCCGGTGAATGTGCGAGTGATCGCGGCCACCAACGTCAACCTGGAAGAGGCGGTGGAAGCCGGCCGCTTCAGGGCCGATCTGTACTATCGCTTCAACGTCGCCATGGTGCAGCTCGTGCCTCTAAGGGATCGGCCCGGGGACATCCTGCCCTTGGCCCGTCACTTCCTGAAATTATACGGCGAGCGCCTGGGCTACAAGGATGCCCGGCTGACCTCCGAGGCGGAGCGGTTTTTGTTGAACTACGATTGGCCGGGCAATATCCGGGAGTTGGAGAATGCAATCCATAGAGCCCTGCTGGTCTGCCCGGGCGACCGTCTCCGTCCCGAGGATTTCAAGCTTTCGGGGCTGCGGCCGCAGGCACCGGCGGCGTCCGTCTCGACTGCATCCACCGCCTCCCTGGAGACCGCCGTGCGTCAGTTGTGCGAGCGCGCGCCGCCGAACTTGTTCGAGTTGATCGAAGCCACGGTTCTGCGTACGGCGCTCGAATTCTGCGAACAGAACCAGGTCCAGACCGCCCGGCTGCTGGCGATCAGCCGCAATGTGCTGCGCCACCGCATGGCCTTGTACGGTCTGTTGCCGAACAGCCAAGGCGAAAAGGTAAATGCCGCCGGTTCCGCTTACGCGCCCGCACGGCCGTCCCATTCACCTGCGCAGGGCTGCTGCGACTGAACGGGCAAAGGATTGCGCTCGGGCTGTGCCGCGCAGGCAAGTTGAGCAACGAACTCATGGTCAGGGTTGAGCGAGTGGCCGAAGGCCTGGCTTTCGTTTGCTCCGTCGCTGGCCGTATAGCGTTCGAATCGTTCCAAGGAAACTCGTTTGTCCCGGTCGCGAGACTTCATTTCATGAAGTCCGGTCCATCGTCGTGACCACCTCGCGCTACGGCTCGTCGTCCGTAAGAACCCTTCGCACGGAAGCTCGCGCCTGACTCGAAACGTTTCGGCTCAAACGGCCGTATGTTGCACATGAGACAACAGCGTGCTGCTGGTCTGTTGTCTATTGATCAGCTGGCAAGGGTTTCGTCTGGAACCGTTTTCCTTCGCGCCGATAGTCCCGCCTGTGGAATGGGCGCATTGCCTCGTCCTCTCGGCGTTGTCTTCCGTGGTCGCGAAGGCGACGGGCGATGGCATGTACTCTGCTAAATGGTAAGCGTTGTTGCTGCACGGCTGATCCGGCTCTTGAGCAGGGTAGGGCGGGCCGATCCGGAGCCGAATCGATAAACAGAATCCGTTGAACACCGCTATCCACCAAGGAGAAACACATGAGCGCTTTGAGCTTGACTTTCGATACGCAGCGTCTTGCTGAAAAGTACGAGGAACTGAGCAGTGATCGTCAATTCAAGCAGGGCAAATGGCTGATCGAGGAATTGAACCTCGTCCCGGAGGAGCGGGTCCTTGACGTCGGCTGCGGAACCGGCTTATTGGCGGAGCATGTGGCGGATATCGTTGGGCCTTCGGGGTTCGTGGTGGGGGTCGATCCCTTGCCGCTCCGCATCGCCATTGCCAATCGCAAGGCGAAATCCAATCTGGTTTTCCGGGTCGGCAATGCCTACGATTTGACCGAGTTCGGCGAAAACAGCTTTGATGCGGTCTATCTGAACGCGGTTTTTCATTGGCTTGCGGAGAAGGAAGAGCCTTTGCAGCACATTCGAAGGGTGCTGAAGTCGGGCGGGCGGCTCGGGCTGACCACGGGTTCGAAGGAACATCCCAACCGGCTCTTGCAGATCCGACGGGAGATTCTGTCCAAAGAGCCTTACAACGCTTTTCCCGAATCCCGGTCAGGCTATCCGCACTGGGTGAGCGTAGCGGAACTGGTTTGGCTGCTGGATCGCAACGGGTTCTCAATCAGCAAAGTAGAGGTGCTGGAGAACGTCATCCATCACGCGAATGCGGACGCCGCCATCGATTTTTCACAGGCCAGTTCCTTCGGCAATTTTCTCGGTCACCTGCCGGACGAGCTGCGGAAATCAGCCATTGCCGAGATCAAGCAGGCGCTGGAGGCGTTGCGGACATCCGACGGTATTCGTCTGGAAGGCCGCCGTATCGTGGCGGTGGCGGTAAGGAAATGATGTCTCCGTCCGGCCCGGGAAAGGCACGGGAAGTTTCAAGTTGCCGATGCGACCGCG containing:
- a CDS encoding ABC transporter substrate-binding protein, whose product is MKPFLLLLTLVLAWLPVHAAETEKPKTINIGVAATGVGGRPFVGGGAFSVAHVKRYLEQEFEKDGIEVKWHFFKNAGPAVNEAYSSGQLDFAWQGDLPQLIGRAGGLKVKYILGGGRRGNLYLAARKDSTANGIEDIKGRKLGLHKGTCLQLGVARLLGDHGIKEKDLKVYNMDYLTSATALGNGELELTFGLYNLYYLRDQGLAKLIYGGKDDGGKYGCAGGYTVAEAFADQYPDITQRVVNALVRANYWTVQEENRDEVYEIWAKSGIPLQHFREDWDGQNWTQKLSPLIDDYLVHSYRVSFEDAKKFGLVRGKFDLERYFDRRYLDKALSELQLQGYWKEEDPSGKPKS
- a CDS encoding sigma-54 interaction domain-containing protein, whose translation is METSYPDRSTELLEGSRPSPVLSFSEPRSLTLSVRASALVFEDPASRQLLEHIERIAPSDATVLIIGETGTGKELIARHIHALSARRNGPFGALNCAALSETLIESELFGHEKGAFTGALSSKDGWFETAHNGTLFLDEVGDLPLGLQAKLLRVLQEREVVKVGARRATPVNVRVIAATNVNLEEAVEAGRFRADLYYRFNVAMVQLVPLRDRPGDILPLARHFLKLYGERLGYKDARLTSEAERFLLNYDWPGNIRELENAIHRALLVCPGDRLRPEDFKLSGLRPQAPAASVSTASTASLETAVRQLCERAPPNLFELIEATVLRTALEFCEQNQVQTARLLAISRNVLRHRMALYGLLPNSQGEKVNAAGSAYAPARPSHSPAQGCCD
- a CDS encoding tetratricopeptide repeat protein yields the protein MRFPVRPEWGCLLLAFFLTPVLVAAEEAGYVGGAACGGCHAEQAKAWAGSHHDLAMQPATPATVLGDFRGVRFDYFGVTSRFFRRGDRFLVNTDGPDGKFADFEIKYTFGVYPLQQYLIEFPDGRLQALGIAWDSRPKTRGGQRWYHLYPKERIGPSDPLHWTGPLQNWNHMCADCHSTNFRKNYDLRTDRFGSAWTDIDVSCEACHGPGSRHVAWAEGKTEHSADRGLDVRFRPRRERAWAFSADASIARLSDATNTGPEIETCARCHARREQIQESPVHGGQLLDGFVPSLLTEGLYHLDGQMQDEVYNYGSFLQSKMYRQGVICSDCHDPHSLKLRAPGNGVCVQCHKAEKYDSPSHHFHKTGSEGAHCAACHMPTATYMGVDRRHDHGFRIPRPDLTVELGVPNACNRCHTREKPSWAAAKLKRWCGRKPRIDEDFAKVFAAARQGRASAEEGLVQLAMNTAQAGIVRATALFELGPYLSGKTLPVVEQGLGDPDPLVRLGAVEALSETDPAVRLPLLSPLLNDPLRAVRIRAARALTPLASQVLPAERRTAIERGLDEYIAAQKVNADRPESWMNVGLAYAEWGRREDAEAAYRTAMKLRPDFVAAYVNLADLYRVQGREAEGERLLREALKIDPRNPESHHALGLLLVRHKRSAEALEHLERAAVLNPENSRFAYVYAVALEATGATGKAVAVLESHDRRRPDDREILHALARFNRELGRFPAAADYAKRFLELAPDDPRGAVLRDGLGTPNW
- a CDS encoding class I SAM-dependent methyltransferase, with amino-acid sequence MSALSLTFDTQRLAEKYEELSSDRQFKQGKWLIEELNLVPEERVLDVGCGTGLLAEHVADIVGPSGFVVGVDPLPLRIAIANRKAKSNLVFRVGNAYDLTEFGENSFDAVYLNAVFHWLAEKEEPLQHIRRVLKSGGRLGLTTGSKEHPNRLLQIRREILSKEPYNAFPESRSGYPHWVSVAELVWLLDRNGFSISKVEVLENVIHHANADAAIDFSQASSFGNFLGHLPDELRKSAIAEIKQALEALRTSDGIRLEGRRIVAVAVRK